One stretch of Chryseobacterium indologenes DNA includes these proteins:
- a CDS encoding DUF4280 domain-containing protein, protein MSLKEKVVQGAICQCKFGSAPDKLKVLTQTKYYVNDNAGSSKLAATHKDIGATFEKNTFGSCAKKNNTPCSAVVTQWSGYYEKELYDPPGGYILLQDSKATCPIGGTDCISIMKSGQMGEPTKKNLQNADSELQSHVNPVMDMKNYEKKPENKSEK, encoded by the coding sequence ATGTCACTAAAAGAAAAAGTAGTACAGGGAGCAATCTGCCAATGTAAATTTGGCTCCGCTCCGGATAAGCTGAAAGTACTTACGCAGACCAAATATTACGTGAATGACAATGCTGGGAGCAGTAAGCTTGCCGCTACCCATAAAGATATCGGAGCTACCTTTGAGAAGAATACTTTCGGTTCATGCGCCAAAAAAAATAATACCCCATGTTCAGCTGTAGTAACCCAATGGAGCGGCTATTACGAAAAAGAACTCTACGATCCACCCGGAGGCTATATTCTGCTGCAAGACAGCAAAGCAACCTGTCCCATCGGAGGCACAGACTGTATTTCTATCATGAAATCCGGACAAATGGGAGAACCTACCAAAAAGAATCTTCAGAACGCAGATAGTGAATTGCAGTCGCATGTGAATCCTGTGATGGATATGAAGAATTATGAGAAAAAACCTGAAAATAAGTCTGAGAAATAA
- a CDS encoding DUF3592 domain-containing protein, which yields MENNSFWVSFFSLVFMLLFLGFGGKGLYYSLDKFYMHTSLVLNGVKTEGHITSYTESRKQEKNKYTRFYSPIISYYDTANRSYTLYADYSSNSKEWSNEVTIYYDKDAPSKAIRGGFWYLWFSPFIVLCLSLIPFGLGLYLLKYNIRLMMGEKQQ from the coding sequence ATGGAAAATAACAGTTTTTGGGTAAGCTTTTTTTCCCTTGTATTCATGCTTTTATTTCTTGGCTTCGGTGGAAAGGGACTTTATTACAGTTTAGATAAATTTTATATGCATACCAGTTTGGTATTGAATGGTGTAAAAACAGAAGGACATATAACAAGCTATACAGAAAGCAGAAAGCAAGAGAAGAATAAATATACAAGATTCTATTCTCCTATCATTAGCTATTATGACACTGCCAACAGGTCTTATACATTGTACGCCGATTACAGCAGTAATAGTAAAGAATGGTCAAATGAAGTAACAATTTATTATGATAAAGATGCTCCTTCAAAAGCTATTCGGGGTGGGTTTTGGTATTTGTGGTTTTCTCCATTTATCGTATTATGTCTGTCTTTGATTCCGTTTGGGTTGGGATTATATCTGCTAAAATATAATATCAGGCTGATGATGGGTGAAAAACAACAATAA
- a CDS encoding alpha/beta fold hydrolase, protein MRYFRNIAAIILLTGSGVLFSQIKTLDAMLSEYQYPYEVHFKDLKSQDNDLKMAYMDVKPQKANGKTILLLHGKNFNGAYWERTAKDLSEKGFRVIIPDQIGFGKSSKPHSYQFSFSQLAENTKAILDELGIDKTIVLGHSMGGMVATRFTLLYPEKVQKLILENPIGLEDYKTFAAYQNIDQAYQSELKNTAETYKNYQLKFYYDNKWKAEYQPWLDLIAGWTLHKDYPQVAWDAALTSDMIYNQPVCYEFKNIKVPTLLIIGTRDRTAIGKDRAPKELQSKMGQYQELGKKTQHEIAGSQLVELENVGHLPHIEVYPKFFEALYNFIK, encoded by the coding sequence ATGAGATATTTCAGAAATATAGCTGCCATAATATTATTAACCGGATCAGGAGTCCTTTTTTCGCAAATAAAAACATTGGATGCAATGCTGTCTGAATATCAATATCCTTATGAAGTACATTTTAAGGATCTGAAATCCCAGGATAATGATCTGAAGATGGCTTACATGGATGTGAAACCTCAAAAAGCCAATGGAAAAACCATTCTGCTTCTTCATGGAAAAAACTTTAATGGAGCCTATTGGGAGAGAACTGCCAAAGATCTTTCAGAAAAAGGTTTTAGAGTTATTATTCCGGATCAGATCGGGTTTGGAAAATCATCAAAACCTCACAGTTATCAGTTTTCCTTTTCACAGCTTGCTGAAAATACAAAGGCTATTCTGGATGAGTTAGGTATTGATAAAACCATTGTTCTGGGACACTCGATGGGAGGAATGGTAGCCACAAGATTTACCTTGCTTTATCCTGAAAAAGTTCAGAAACTGATCCTTGAAAACCCTATCGGACTTGAAGATTATAAAACATTTGCAGCTTACCAGAATATAGACCAGGCCTACCAATCAGAGCTTAAAAATACGGCTGAAACCTATAAAAATTACCAATTGAAATTCTATTATGACAATAAATGGAAGGCAGAATACCAGCCATGGCTTGACCTTATAGCTGGCTGGACTCTTCATAAAGATTATCCACAAGTGGCGTGGGATGCCGCACTGACTTCCGATATGATCTATAATCAACCCGTTTGTTATGAATTTAAAAATATAAAAGTTCCTACTTTATTGATTATTGGAACCAGAGACAGAACTGCAATAGGGAAGGATAGAGCACCAAAGGAACTTCAATCTAAAATGGGTCAGTATCAGGAATTAGGAAAGAAAACCCAGCATGAAATTGCAGGATCTCAACTCGTAGAACTTGAAAATGTAGGTCACCTTCCACATATTGAAGTCTATCCTAAGTTTTTTGAAGCTTTATATAATTTTATTAAATAG